In a genomic window of Thermococcus celericrescens:
- a CDS encoding CBS domain-containing protein — protein MDGDAPIKVYMTRKLIGVSPDDSVKRACEVMVEFDIGSLVVVEENRVVGFFTKSDIIRRVVIPGLSNGTPVREIMSGELITVDANTPVRDVLNLMAKKGIKHMLIKEDGEIVGIFSLSDLLTASRRRLETAIAAE, from the coding sequence ATGGATGGGGATGCCCCGATTAAGGTATACATGACGAGGAAACTGATAGGCGTTTCTCCGGACGACAGCGTAAAGCGCGCCTGCGAGGTTATGGTGGAGTTCGACATAGGCTCCCTGGTTGTCGTTGAAGAAAACAGGGTGGTGGGATTCTTCACAAAGAGCGACATAATCCGACGTGTCGTCATCCCGGGGCTGTCGAACGGCACCCCCGTCAGGGAGATAATGAGCGGGGAGCTGATAACAGTCGACGCGAACACTCCCGTGAGGGACGTCCTCAACCTGATGGCCAAGAAAGGGATCAAGCACATGCTCATCAAGGAAGATGGGGAGATAGTCGGCATATTCAGCCTGAGCGACCTGCTGACCGCCAGCCGGAGGCGGCTCGAGACAGCCATCGCGGCGGAGTGA
- a CDS encoding metallophosphoesterase family protein yields MIRIAHISDTHITSESAYKGYAYDLIVNDVNRGDFDFVIHTGDVTNQGLREEYERASYELRKIKKPLVVIPGNHDVRNVGYKLFEKFIGPLNGVYEFRDGVVIWVDSTIPDLSDGRVGGHKFRWLKSRLEEYSEKKFKIVAAHHHLVPLPDTGRERNVLYNAGDVLDLLLRHEVSLYTCGHKHVPNVYRIEDMVIDNAGCTSCRKTRKGDVNSYNIITIHDDGRIEVTIKRVTGDEVRKEHRPIKPKIFVPRGERLLRIVQMSESNVSDRMYFRRKVLENAVRTINEKLRPDIVIHNGDIVDMGIERYYEKAYEFYEKIKAEKLVVPGHNDITYLGYDLFLEYFGEPEIVEMKGFTFLPVISAQYETPIGVVGRIGQRKIARHLEEYRESFTVVVLHHNIIPIPRSREVGFLEDAGDVLRTLTWGEANLVLTGHGGNSFAVKVEKTPIVNAGSISWELHRNPFGNSFNLIDIYPGMIVVFEVQATWGSGRLLGIWKIKGPFTP; encoded by the coding sequence ATGATACGGATAGCGCACATAAGCGACACCCACATAACTAGCGAGAGCGCCTACAAGGGCTACGCCTACGACCTCATAGTCAACGACGTGAACCGCGGGGACTTCGACTTCGTGATACACACCGGTGACGTGACCAACCAGGGGCTCCGCGAGGAGTATGAGCGGGCCTCGTACGAGCTTAGAAAAATAAAGAAGCCGCTCGTTGTCATTCCTGGCAACCACGATGTCAGGAACGTCGGCTACAAGCTGTTCGAGAAGTTCATAGGCCCGCTTAATGGCGTTTACGAGTTCCGCGACGGTGTCGTCATCTGGGTTGACTCGACCATACCCGACCTGAGCGACGGCAGGGTGGGCGGTCACAAGTTCCGGTGGCTCAAGTCGAGGCTCGAGGAGTACTCCGAGAAAAAGTTCAAAATCGTCGCCGCACACCATCACCTCGTCCCGCTGCCCGACACCGGGCGGGAGAGAAACGTTCTGTACAACGCCGGCGACGTTCTCGACCTCCTCCTCAGGCACGAGGTCAGCCTCTACACCTGCGGCCACAAGCACGTGCCCAACGTCTACCGCATCGAGGATATGGTGATTGACAACGCGGGCTGCACATCCTGCAGGAAGACGAGGAAGGGGGATGTGAACAGCTACAACATCATCACCATCCACGACGACGGCAGGATCGAGGTTACGATAAAACGCGTGACCGGGGACGAGGTGCGGAAGGAACACAGACCCATAAAGCCGAAGATCTTCGTGCCCCGTGGAGAGCGCCTGCTCCGGATAGTCCAGATGAGCGAGAGCAACGTCTCGGACAGGATGTACTTCAGGAGGAAGGTACTCGAAAACGCCGTGCGCACCATAAACGAAAAGCTGAGGCCCGACATAGTGATCCACAACGGTGACATCGTGGATATGGGGATAGAGCGCTACTACGAGAAGGCCTACGAGTTCTACGAGAAGATCAAAGCGGAAAAGCTCGTCGTTCCCGGCCACAACGACATAACCTACCTGGGCTACGACCTGTTTCTGGAGTACTTCGGCGAACCGGAAATCGTGGAGATGAAGGGCTTCACGTTCCTTCCAGTGATAAGCGCCCAGTACGAAACTCCAATAGGAGTCGTCGGGCGGATAGGCCAGCGGAAAATAGCGAGGCACCTCGAGGAGTATCGCGAGAGCTTTACGGTGGTCGTTCTGCACCACAACATCATTCCGATTCCGCGGAGCAGGGAGGTGGGATTCCTCGAAGACGCCGGCGACGTGCTGAGGACATTGACGTGGGGGGAGGCCAACCTCGTGCTGACCGGCCACGGGGGCAACTCCTTCGCGGTCAAGGTTGAGAAAACACCCATAGTCAACGCGGGCTCAATAAGCTGGGAGCTCCACAGGAACCCCTTCGGAAACAGCTTCAACCTTATAGATATATACCCCGGAATGATAGTCGTCTTTGAGGTTCAGGCCACGTGGGGGAGCGGAAGGCTCCTTGGAATATGGAAGATAAAGGGCCCGTTCACCCCCTGA